One stretch of Diorhabda carinulata isolate Delta chromosome 5, icDioCari1.1, whole genome shotgun sequence DNA includes these proteins:
- the LOC130894031 gene encoding organic cation transporter protein isoform X2, with amino-acid sequence MLHQSNINFDDIAEELGELGRYQIFIYILICLPVLFGAANSLSYVFTAGIPEYRCLIPECETAESAIYDAPWAKWAIPHGSSDNQVIGVKSDICSRYQPKENASNCSPDSYTNTIIHCSEWVFSTVERTIVNDWNLTCIENQWKVSLVGSSHFTGIIVGSFVSGVLADRYGRKGVFVCCIFLMTAAGVLQILSSDYWIFVFLIFLNSVGTAGVYPLAFIIGVEMVGKNKREVTGIVLNYFYAIGEAIIAPIAYYIRDWTHLQLIVSAPAIIFMVYYWIIPESVRWLLAKRRMEKAKQIILKVAKYNKVTLSENTMECLKQSITLTEGNEPDKSTKIYPVVKDMLLSKKMIIRFLIVYFIWVVNAFIFYGLSINSTSLGGNKYINFALVSLVEIPGYTIAWVSIKKLGRRISLVGSLLLCGVTCTLTIFVQSTNFEWAVILLFLTGKFGITAAFGISYVYTAEMLPTVIRSGGVGSASTVSRFGALLAPFVPLLGLYFDPLPMIVFGVAGITAGLMALKLPETFGLKLPETSEEAKLL; translated from the exons ATGTTACATCAAAGTAATATTAACTTTGATGATATCGCAGAAGAACTTGGAGAATTAGGtagatatcaaatatttatttatattttgatatgtttacCGGTGTTATTTGGAGCTGCCAACAGTCTAAGTTACGTATTTACAGCGGGAATTCCTGAATACAG ATGTCTTATACCAGAATGCGAAACTGCTGAATCAGCAATATACGATGCACCATGGGCAAAGTGGGCTATACCTCACGGTTCCAGTGACAACCAGGTGATAGGGGTTAAAAGTGACATATGCTCAAGATACCAACCAAAAGAAAATGCTAGTAATTGTTCTCCAGACTCGTATACAAATACAATCATACATTGTTCTGAATGGGTGTTCAGCACTGTCGAAAGGACTATAGTCAATGAC tggAATCTCACTTGTATTGAGAATCAATGGAAAGTATCATTAGTTGGGTCATCGCATTTCACAGGAATCATTGTAGGATCCTTTGTTAGCGGAGTGCTTGCAGATCG TTATGGTAGAAAAGGCGTATTCGTTTGTTGCATTTTCCTTATGACCGCCGCGGGTGTACTGCAAATTCTGTCTTCCGATTATTGGATTTTCGTGTTTCTCATTTTTCTGAATTCTGTTGGAACTGCCGGAGTGTATCCATTAGCATTCATCATAG GAGTTGAAATGGTTGGTAAAAACAAAAGGGAAGTCACCGGAATCgtattgaattatttctatGCTATTGGAGAAGCAATTATTGCCCCAATTGCATATTATATACGAGATTGGACACATCTCCAGTTGATAGTTTCGGCCCCCGCTATTATATTTATGGTGTATTATTG gATTATACCGGAATCGGTTAGATGGCTTTTGGCAAAACGACGTATGGAAAAAGCTAAACAAATTATACTAAAAGTCGCTAAATATAATAAGGTCACTCTTTCTGAGAATACTATGGAGTGCTTAAAACAATCAATTACATTAACG GAGGGAAACGAACCAGATAAGTCAACTAAAATATACCCAGTAGTGAAAGACAtgctattatcgaaaaaaatgataattcgTTTCTTAATAGTTTATTTCATATGGGTCGTTAACGCCTTCATCTTTTATGgtctttcaataaattctaCAAGCTTGGGCggtaataaatacataaatttcgCCTTGGTTAGTCTCGTAGAAATACCAGGATATACAATAGCTTGGGTGAGCATAAAAAAACTGGGAAGAAGGATCTCGCTTGTAGGTTCTCTTTTACTCTGTGGTGTTACATGCACTTTAACTATTTTTGTGCAGAGTACCAACTTCGAATGGGccgttattttgttatttttgactggaaaatttggaataacGGCAGCTTTTGGCATCTCGTATGTATACACAGCTGAAATGCTACCTACGGTTATTAGAAGTGGAGGAGTAGGATCTGCGTCAACTGTTTCGAGATTTGGAGCTCTTCTAGCACCGTTTGTACCTTTATTG ggTTTATATTTTGATCCTCTACCGATGATTGTTTTTGGAGTTGCTGGAATAACTGCTGGTTTAATGGCACTCAAATTACCTGAAACGTTTGGTTTAAAATTACCTGAAACATCTGAAGAGGCTAAACTGTTGTAA
- the LOC130894031 gene encoding organic cation transporter protein isoform X1, with product MANRQSWIRNNDNSEATEMLHQSNINFDDIAEELGELGRYQIFIYILICLPVLFGAANSLSYVFTAGIPEYRCLIPECETAESAIYDAPWAKWAIPHGSSDNQVIGVKSDICSRYQPKENASNCSPDSYTNTIIHCSEWVFSTVERTIVNDWNLTCIENQWKVSLVGSSHFTGIIVGSFVSGVLADRYGRKGVFVCCIFLMTAAGVLQILSSDYWIFVFLIFLNSVGTAGVYPLAFIIGVEMVGKNKREVTGIVLNYFYAIGEAIIAPIAYYIRDWTHLQLIVSAPAIIFMVYYWIIPESVRWLLAKRRMEKAKQIILKVAKYNKVTLSENTMECLKQSITLTEGNEPDKSTKIYPVVKDMLLSKKMIIRFLIVYFIWVVNAFIFYGLSINSTSLGGNKYINFALVSLVEIPGYTIAWVSIKKLGRRISLVGSLLLCGVTCTLTIFVQSTNFEWAVILLFLTGKFGITAAFGISYVYTAEMLPTVIRSGGVGSASTVSRFGALLAPFVPLLGLYFDPLPMIVFGVAGITAGLMALKLPETFGLKLPETSEEAKLL from the exons AGATGTTACATCAAAGTAATATTAACTTTGATGATATCGCAGAAGAACTTGGAGAATTAGGtagatatcaaatatttatttatattttgatatgtttacCGGTGTTATTTGGAGCTGCCAACAGTCTAAGTTACGTATTTACAGCGGGAATTCCTGAATACAG ATGTCTTATACCAGAATGCGAAACTGCTGAATCAGCAATATACGATGCACCATGGGCAAAGTGGGCTATACCTCACGGTTCCAGTGACAACCAGGTGATAGGGGTTAAAAGTGACATATGCTCAAGATACCAACCAAAAGAAAATGCTAGTAATTGTTCTCCAGACTCGTATACAAATACAATCATACATTGTTCTGAATGGGTGTTCAGCACTGTCGAAAGGACTATAGTCAATGAC tggAATCTCACTTGTATTGAGAATCAATGGAAAGTATCATTAGTTGGGTCATCGCATTTCACAGGAATCATTGTAGGATCCTTTGTTAGCGGAGTGCTTGCAGATCG TTATGGTAGAAAAGGCGTATTCGTTTGTTGCATTTTCCTTATGACCGCCGCGGGTGTACTGCAAATTCTGTCTTCCGATTATTGGATTTTCGTGTTTCTCATTTTTCTGAATTCTGTTGGAACTGCCGGAGTGTATCCATTAGCATTCATCATAG GAGTTGAAATGGTTGGTAAAAACAAAAGGGAAGTCACCGGAATCgtattgaattatttctatGCTATTGGAGAAGCAATTATTGCCCCAATTGCATATTATATACGAGATTGGACACATCTCCAGTTGATAGTTTCGGCCCCCGCTATTATATTTATGGTGTATTATTG gATTATACCGGAATCGGTTAGATGGCTTTTGGCAAAACGACGTATGGAAAAAGCTAAACAAATTATACTAAAAGTCGCTAAATATAATAAGGTCACTCTTTCTGAGAATACTATGGAGTGCTTAAAACAATCAATTACATTAACG GAGGGAAACGAACCAGATAAGTCAACTAAAATATACCCAGTAGTGAAAGACAtgctattatcgaaaaaaatgataattcgTTTCTTAATAGTTTATTTCATATGGGTCGTTAACGCCTTCATCTTTTATGgtctttcaataaattctaCAAGCTTGGGCggtaataaatacataaatttcgCCTTGGTTAGTCTCGTAGAAATACCAGGATATACAATAGCTTGGGTGAGCATAAAAAAACTGGGAAGAAGGATCTCGCTTGTAGGTTCTCTTTTACTCTGTGGTGTTACATGCACTTTAACTATTTTTGTGCAGAGTACCAACTTCGAATGGGccgttattttgttatttttgactggaaaatttggaataacGGCAGCTTTTGGCATCTCGTATGTATACACAGCTGAAATGCTACCTACGGTTATTAGAAGTGGAGGAGTAGGATCTGCGTCAACTGTTTCGAGATTTGGAGCTCTTCTAGCACCGTTTGTACCTTTATTG ggTTTATATTTTGATCCTCTACCGATGATTGTTTTTGGAGTTGCTGGAATAACTGCTGGTTTAATGGCACTCAAATTACCTGAAACGTTTGGTTTAAAATTACCTGAAACATCTGAAGAGGCTAAACTGTTGTAA
- the LOC130893670 gene encoding ufm1-specific protease 2: MKLSVKISESIIKRLANITNSCCGKLYGISTKDSLFIISLQVDIANTDTKSVFIDALPTGIELCGNFIISTEASIKKQPAVSKSVLLTHAIENSDGFSFYIERNGEYIESNYDLISEQEINSTFLIIRLKGEIPLKCELSMSQIKEAFQIIHKTVIPDFVYSIMKSNVFILENSNVGIEDDIGLLEFCEEYNNFGESFNRVKNKIMNVKPRILKINILQQLTKKSDDILKEHAPIVILEKYGSTVIDTILQLDSLVMVHDWTKISQLYDILVNSSKKILKLHELKLLDVAEGKINTKNSKHNVYHFYPEDCNHFITLLYPEFVNEKDLKSYRENLHRQLLIGSSRPCFRKSNKYIFDRNPNSPLINPHEGVKNTDNGGTVALVKGKYEYYHYCQNNMDDSGWGCAYRSLQTLASWFKLQGFVDRDVPTYKEIQQCLVDIKDKPANFVGSKQWIGSTEVNFVLNTLLGVQNKILYVSSGADMDSYGPELVNHFQNHGSPIMIGGGVLAHTILGVDYNQQTGTIKFLILDPHYTGSEDISIIQRKGWCGWKNLDFWNKTSYYNMCMPLVPREV; encoded by the exons ATGAAGTTGAGTGTAAAAATATCCGAAAGTATTATTAAA aGGCTAGCAAATATTACTAACAGCTGTTGCGGCAAACTCTATGGCATTTCAACTAAAGATAGTTTGTTTATAATAAGTTTACAAGTGGATATTGCAAATACTGATACTAAGAGTGTTTTTATCGATGCCTTACCAACAGGAATTGAATTATGtggtaattttattatatcgaCAGAGGCGTCCATAAAAAAACAACCAGCTGTTTCTAAATCTGTTTTATTAACTCATGCCATAGAAAATTCCGATggtttcagtttttatattgaacGTAATGGTGAATATATCGAATCTAATTATGATCTAATTAGTGAGCAGGAAATTAATAGTACATTCTTGATAATTCGACTAAAAG GAGAAATTCCATTAAAATGTGAGTTAAGTATGTCGCAAATTAAGGAAGcctttcaaattattcataaaactGTTATTCCCGATTTTGTATACAGTATTATGAAAAGTAATGTGTTTATATTGGAAAACTCAAATGTTGGTATTGAAGATGACATAGGTTTGTTGGAATTCTGCGAAGAATACAATAATTTTGGAGAAAGTTTTAATAGagtgaagaataaaattatgaatgtCAAACCTaggattttaaaaattaatattttacaacaattaacaaaaaaatcagatGACATTTTGAAAGAACATGCTCCTATAGTAATTCTGGAGAAAT atGGCTCAACTGTTATTGATACAATATTACAGTTAGATTCTCTTGTTATGGTACATGATTGGACAAAAATAAGTCAACTGTATGATATTTTAGTGAAcagttcaaaaaaaattttaaaattacatgAACTGAAACTATTAGATGTGGCGGAGGGTAAAATTAATACCAAAAATTCTAAGCATaatgtttatcatttttatccAGAGGATTGTAATCACTTTATAACTCTCTTGTATCCTGAATTTGTTAATGAGAAGGATTTAA AATCATACCGAGAAAATTTACATCGACAATTGCTAATAGGCAGTTCAAGACCATGTTTTCGTAAATCGAATAAATATATCTTTGATAGAAATCCAAATAGTCCATTAATAAATCCACATGAAGGTGTGAAAAACACAGATAATG GTGGCACTGTAGCTCTTGTTAAAGGCAAATACgaatattatcattattgtCAAAATAACATGGATGATAGCGGTTGGGGTTGCGCTTACCGTTCTCTGCAAACTTTAGCATCTTGGTTCAAATTGCAAGGATTCGTAGACAGAGACGTACCTACCTACAAGGAAATACAACAATGCTTGGTAGATATTAAAGATAAACCAGCGAATTTTGTTGGATCCAAACAATGGATTGGATCCACCGAAGTTAATTTTGTGTTAAACACTCTACTGGGTGtccaaaataaaatactgtATGTCAGTTCCGGTGCAGATATGGACTCGTACGGACCAGAATTAGTGAACCATTTCCAAAATCACGGATCGCCGATAATGATAG GTGGAGGTGTTTTGGCACATACAATTTTAGGTGTGGATTACAACCAACAAACGGgtaccataaaatttttaattttggatcCACATTATACGGGCAGCGAAGATATTAGCATTATACAACGCAAAGGTTGGTGTGGTTGGAAAAATCTCgatttttggaataaaacttCTTATTATAATATGTGTATGCCTTTAGTACCCAGGGAAGTTTga
- the LOC130894032 gene encoding retinol dehydrogenase 12-like — MGQILAVQCHSSVRLDGKIAVITGANTGIGKTTAKDFYKRGARVILACRDVTRANEAIKDIKDQCEGEENLGELVCVKLDLSSLSSVRNCSEELLKREKCINILVNNAGIVGVPYKKTTDGFEMTFQTNYLGHFLFTLLLIPLLIKGRPARIVNVTSMLHAFMWSSFDLSDLNFENRKYGDMRAYMESKLCNILFTKELARKLSENDIDGITVYAPHPGAVRTEGGRYLDESYFRGMYWLWLHVLGLFYKSPELGAQTTIYCSVDEQCANETGLYYSECKPTEPSAYAKDEKLAKDLWNLSLKYVNLENYNPFQKL, encoded by the exons ATGGGGCAAATATTAGCCGTACAATGTCATTCAAGTGTTCGATTAGATGGAAAAATAGCAGTTATAACAGGAGCTAATACAGGAATAGGGAAAACAACTGcgaaagatttttataaaagag GTGCTAGAGTAATACTTGCTTGTAGGGATGTAACTAGAGCAAATGAAGCCattaaagatataaaagatCAATGTGAGGGAGAGGAAAATTTGGGGGAATTAGTATGTGTTAAACTTGATCTCTCTAGTTTATCTTCAGTTAGAAATTGCTCCGAAGAATTGTTAAAAcgtgaaaaatgtattaatatactaGTAAACAACGCAGGAATAGTTGGAGTTCCTTATAAAAAAACCACCGATGGATTTGAAATGACTTTTCAGACTAATTATTTGGGACATTTCTTGTTTACATTACTTTTAATACCTCTACTCATAAAAGGGAGACCAGCTAGGATTGTTAATGTTACATCCATGTTACATGCCT TTATGTGGTCGAGTTTCGATTTATCAGatttaaatttcgaaaataggAAGTATGGAGATATGAGGGCTTATATGGAAAGTAAATTATGCAACATATTATTTACTAAAGAATTAGCACGTAAATtaagtg aaaatgaTATTGATGGTATCACCGTGTACGCTCCTCATCCGGGAGCTGTTCGAACAGAAGGGGGTAGGTATTTAGACGAATCGTACTTTCGAGGTATGTACTGGCTCTGGTTACACGTTTTGGGGTTATTCTATAAAAGTCCCGAACTTGGAGCTCAAACGACAATATATTGTTCTGTCGATGAACAATGTGCTAATGAAACTGGGTTATACTATTCAGAATGTAAACCGACCGAACCATCTGCATACGCCAAAGATGAAAAATTAGCAAAAGATTTATGGAATTTGAGTTTGAAATATgtcaatttagaaaattataatccTTTTCAGAAACTTTGA
- the LOC130894031 gene encoding organic cation transporter protein isoform X3, with protein MSTISVLLVESYKITKILRSVMNRCLIPECETAESAIYDAPWAKWAIPHGSSDNQVIGVKSDICSRYQPKENASNCSPDSYTNTIIHCSEWVFSTVERTIVNDWNLTCIENQWKVSLVGSSHFTGIIVGSFVSGVLADRYGRKGVFVCCIFLMTAAGVLQILSSDYWIFVFLIFLNSVGTAGVYPLAFIIGVEMVGKNKREVTGIVLNYFYAIGEAIIAPIAYYIRDWTHLQLIVSAPAIIFMVYYWIIPESVRWLLAKRRMEKAKQIILKVAKYNKVTLSENTMECLKQSITLTEGNEPDKSTKIYPVVKDMLLSKKMIIRFLIVYFIWVVNAFIFYGLSINSTSLGGNKYINFALVSLVEIPGYTIAWVSIKKLGRRISLVGSLLLCGVTCTLTIFVQSTNFEWAVILLFLTGKFGITAAFGISYVYTAEMLPTVIRSGGVGSASTVSRFGALLAPFVPLLGLYFDPLPMIVFGVAGITAGLMALKLPETFGLKLPETSEEAKLL; from the exons ATGTCTTATACCAGAATGCGAAACTGCTGAATCAGCAATATACGATGCACCATGGGCAAAGTGGGCTATACCTCACGGTTCCAGTGACAACCAGGTGATAGGGGTTAAAAGTGACATATGCTCAAGATACCAACCAAAAGAAAATGCTAGTAATTGTTCTCCAGACTCGTATACAAATACAATCATACATTGTTCTGAATGGGTGTTCAGCACTGTCGAAAGGACTATAGTCAATGAC tggAATCTCACTTGTATTGAGAATCAATGGAAAGTATCATTAGTTGGGTCATCGCATTTCACAGGAATCATTGTAGGATCCTTTGTTAGCGGAGTGCTTGCAGATCG TTATGGTAGAAAAGGCGTATTCGTTTGTTGCATTTTCCTTATGACCGCCGCGGGTGTACTGCAAATTCTGTCTTCCGATTATTGGATTTTCGTGTTTCTCATTTTTCTGAATTCTGTTGGAACTGCCGGAGTGTATCCATTAGCATTCATCATAG GAGTTGAAATGGTTGGTAAAAACAAAAGGGAAGTCACCGGAATCgtattgaattatttctatGCTATTGGAGAAGCAATTATTGCCCCAATTGCATATTATATACGAGATTGGACACATCTCCAGTTGATAGTTTCGGCCCCCGCTATTATATTTATGGTGTATTATTG gATTATACCGGAATCGGTTAGATGGCTTTTGGCAAAACGACGTATGGAAAAAGCTAAACAAATTATACTAAAAGTCGCTAAATATAATAAGGTCACTCTTTCTGAGAATACTATGGAGTGCTTAAAACAATCAATTACATTAACG GAGGGAAACGAACCAGATAAGTCAACTAAAATATACCCAGTAGTGAAAGACAtgctattatcgaaaaaaatgataattcgTTTCTTAATAGTTTATTTCATATGGGTCGTTAACGCCTTCATCTTTTATGgtctttcaataaattctaCAAGCTTGGGCggtaataaatacataaatttcgCCTTGGTTAGTCTCGTAGAAATACCAGGATATACAATAGCTTGGGTGAGCATAAAAAAACTGGGAAGAAGGATCTCGCTTGTAGGTTCTCTTTTACTCTGTGGTGTTACATGCACTTTAACTATTTTTGTGCAGAGTACCAACTTCGAATGGGccgttattttgttatttttgactggaaaatttggaataacGGCAGCTTTTGGCATCTCGTATGTATACACAGCTGAAATGCTACCTACGGTTATTAGAAGTGGAGGAGTAGGATCTGCGTCAACTGTTTCGAGATTTGGAGCTCTTCTAGCACCGTTTGTACCTTTATTG ggTTTATATTTTGATCCTCTACCGATGATTGTTTTTGGAGTTGCTGGAATAACTGCTGGTTTAATGGCACTCAAATTACCTGAAACGTTTGGTTTAAAATTACCTGAAACATCTGAAGAGGCTAAACTGTTGTAA